DNA from Larimichthys crocea isolate SSNF chromosome XIII, L_crocea_2.0, whole genome shotgun sequence:
tgactttgggctatacaaataaaattgatttgatttgatatatgCGCTTTTCTGCTGCATTGTTATTTTTAGACAAAATTTTCCAGCATCACATGActtgacttttattctgaaaagacTGAAACACTCTATGGGAGGTAACATTTTTGTTGCTGCCAAATGAGCTGAAGCTGCTGGCAGAGGAACCAGACTGTAGAAACAACAGCATCGAATCATCACAGGTGAGTTTTCATGTGTTCTTTTACCAGGAGACATGTGTCGAGTGAACTCTTATggatatattatatttaaagtttcCCAAATTTGAGTTATGTTATATTGTTTCTTTGGTCTGTGTGAAAGAGATTTATGTGAGAAATCTGTGAAATGTCTATAAGTGATGAAGAAAGTGCAGCAGACATCCAGCCTTCAGAAAGCTTTCCttagactttttgtttttttatgttttcatttatttatatttgcaaATTGTTAATTAAGTTTAGCTTTCTGCTCAATTTGAATGCCATAAAACTCACCTAATGACTTTGTGACAcatactgaaaataaatctgatgtAACTGAGATGAAAACTTAAAATTCTTCAGgtataaaactgaaacaaacatttcatttatgttgACAGCTAAAGCCCCTGCAGCATATTTTCTGGTTACTAAACAAAGAACGTCCAGCAATGGACAATAAGTATAATCTTGCTTCCTTATAGCACAACCACGGCCGTAATACATCTGCATATTTGGATTTGATAGGACTGTTGGTCCATACCAGAGACTCTCTGTTTACTTTGCAAGGTGCTGAGACTTCAACGCATTCATTCTGACCCTGAACCCCCACCCCtcattctctcacacacacacacacacacacaaaacaaaatgaatgacttAAGAGCTTCAACCTCAGCTCAGCTCACCTCAGACAAATTCCCACCTGAAACAATCTCTACAAAAACCGacacttttacatttcatgtgTGCGGCATCTTACAGGAACATCATGTGTCACCCACTCTGCAAATGCCTGTGTGCTCTTTTCTGCTGTCCGTGCTGCTCGCACCCGGGGCTGACGCAGACTAGCCTCACTGTAGCTTTTGGGGTGAGAGGAATATACAGCCATTAACATTTGGTTTTAAGATGTTTAGTGTGAGATAATgacatttaattgttttcacTCTTTTACAGACTATACAAATCATGATAGGTCTGTTCAACATTGGACTTGGGCTGGGACGAACAAGCACATACCCTGGGGATTTCGCCAGTTTGGGCGCTGCTTACTGGCTGGGTGGTGTGGTAAAGGAATATTATTGTGTTACCATGACAGCATATCACTGCAATGTGCTCTGTGTTATCGTTACAGACAACAATGAGGGACACGAGAGCAAGATGTTTTATGATAACAACACCTGGTCATATTACTGGTAAACAAATAGTTTCTGCTCGATTTTCACTGATATGAGGTGTTTGTTGACCTTTCATCAGTTCATCGTAACTGGAATCATGTCCATTTTGGCCGGACAGTGTCCTTCACTCTGCTTGGTAAGTAGAGTACACTAAATATGGAAAGGGAATGTGTCTTCTATCTTAGttgaaatgcaaaatgcaaTCAAATATTGCTTGAATTGGACTTTTAATTGAAGTTTTCTTCCCTCTCAGGTGGGCTTCACTGTGTTCATGAACATTGCTGGAGCTATCTTTGCCATTACTGCCATTGTGCTGTATGCCATAGACCTGGCAAATGCCTCGCTCCTCTGGATGTGTGACGGCAGCTGGAACAATGCTGATTATTATGCCGACAACTGCAGGAATGTGGCGCTCTTTGCCCAGGTGAGAATACTTCTGCAGttaaacaggaaaacacaatcATACAGAGTGCTTACTATAGTAAAGCAATAAGATGTCCCAGATTATTTTataattgaattattttgaGTCATGTATTATATACAGTGTGTAAATCCTGCAATATACTTACTGAAAAGGCTCGGATAAcgcctcacccaaagagatttgctacatactgtctggtcttggtcttgacttggtctcagtttaagtggtcttgactacaacattGATTCTAAAATGATTTCAAGAGcttcttgcccaatgtcagctgggattttCTCCGGTCTCCTGCGACCTCGAACAGGATGAGTGCTCgtggaaaatggatgaatgtttttttttgtttttttttaactgtttatttctgATCCATCAGAATTTGTTGACATCCATGGACGCATTGCTGATCGCCCTGGCTGTAGTTCAACTCTTTGTCAGCATTAGATATGCCATTCTGGGCATCGGGGCTTTGTGCAGtaagatgaaaaaagaagaggtATGAACCAacaatgcacacatgcacacacgaaTTCGAGGACATTTGGGTTGCGTAAAGGTGGAGTATTAGTAGTATAGTAAAAGCAGCTGGAGTAACAGAAATCATAGTTCAGGTGCagtatttaatatttctattctcagctttattttttgcttCATAATAAATTTGACCTTTTGTCTGCAAACAGGATGACGCAGATGTAGAAGTTCAGCAGCAGTTGAAGGAAGTCCTCCCGACCAGTCCTGGTGcttaacatcattttaaattaaacacatggATGCATGGCGATGAATCAGCTGCACATGATTGTAATACTAacttttatatacagtacacttgAAAGTAATCAAAACTGATTTGTATCACAGGCACTGCCACATTTTTGCCAATCAGTgtgtgagttgtttttttaaacgcttgaataaaaacttaaaattgcTGTAAGTTGTAATTTTTCCATTCAGCTCAGCTTCACATGGGAGGCTAAATACCACaaaatcacagcagaaataaccaAAACTATGAGCACAGATACCACCAGGGGTAACTATAAGGCGAGGTTTTTATGTTGTAGGTGTACTGATTGTTTGAAGCAGTGCTTTTAGGTTCAAGATCTTGGAATAAGTGatcaaacacaacatgatgGATGTACGAGCTACACTTCTCACTTCTCAGCCACTGTGTGGCTCAAGAATAAATATAGTGGACTCAAATATAATACTTAAGAAGCTCAAATTAAGGAAATAATGAAGgtaaaaataaccttttttgAATGAAACATCATGACAAATGTTGATTTGAAATGCGTGCTAACAATCAGTATACGTATTCTTGAATTAGTACATGGCGAGTACTGCTCTATGTGTTGACTTTATACAGTaccaaatataatataacattgtTGATATTAACAtgcatctttttatattttgattttaagCTTAAGCTCaagttaaaaatgtttcctatgCTGATTTTGCTATTCTCTAATGTTGCTTGTAAAGTAACGTTTGAAATTTTAAGCAAATCTGCACTATATATAGTTGACAATACGtatcatatataaatatatgatatgtataaaatatttagaaatgcaTAGAaagactgatttttaaaaatattaaaaataataaatgtaagaAAACTGCTATTTTTAAAGTACAAAGATTAAAACCAATAACATTGTATATTTATAGAAACATAAATGTTCTTATAATGAAAGTTTTGAGTGTCTTCACAGCACCTGTTACTTATACACTTACACTGTGGTGTAATTTTACTCAAGTAGAGCCTCTAACATCTTCTTCTGCTACtgctaattatttattttcttgtgtaaaaaaatattttttgtaattaggcttttattttgaagaaatcAGACGGTTAACAGGAAGTATCAGTTTTGTTTCGGTACTTAAACGCACCATCGAGAGACTGTCACAGCAAGAGACGACACAAGACTCAGGTGAGTCctctgcacgcacacacacacacgcacacacacgcacgcacgcacacacacacacacacacacacacacgcaattgtaattgtaataatttGAACTTCACAATGAGACAATCTGTTTATTGAACTCTGTATttggtgaaatgtgtgtgtttgtttttttaaacttgttttcacGATTtgcaagagaggagagagttaTGGAAAGAAGGGTGTTATCAACTGtagtttattatttgttttatattttagcagtttttatgtgtatttgtgtgtgtgtgtgtgtgtgtgtgtgtgtgcgtgtgtgtgtgtgtgtgtgtgtttctgaagttTTTATTGACTCCATGGTTGAGATGACAAACACGAGGAAGAGCAGCGATTCTGGGAAACTGACAAAACtggtttttgttattatttaatcacAGTGATTGttcacttgcacacacacagtaaataagTAATTAATCAGTAATtaatcagacaaacaaacaacttaacATTCTACTATGAAACATTGTCACAGATAACTCCTTTCAGTATATCCAAAGAGacactttctgtttcattttatagTCGTTTCTTTGTGCttgtttcatgtctgtttgcagttgttttgtgtttctttgtaatGTTGCGTCTCTCTTTTTAGAAGAAATCTGAACTTCACAATGCTTCACAAAGCCTTACTGCTTACTGGCAAAGACAAGAAAGtgcagcattgttttttttgggaaacTACCTCGCTCCACATGACAAAACCTGTTTTTGAACCTCACACCTGCATCACTGTTATTTTATGCCACAACTCTCTGTGTTGAAAAGAGCACAGGTATCAAATACCTCATATAGGTGCACATTGACATAAATGTGAATACCTGTGTGTATTTAGAGTAGTTTATTATGTATCTATCACTTACTTTGAACGTCCTCTTTGAGACCTTCACATGTTCATCGATCCAACCAACCATCCCAAAATCTCCATGTCATGTTGCAGGTATAAGAGATGTCCATCActgctgacaaaaacaaatccaaggGAGTGACTGTGATCACTGTGGCTCCTGACAGTGAGAGCATGTTACCACCGCTGAACTGCCCACGGGGGCGCTGCAATGTGGTTCCATCTCTGGGGGTGAGAgaaattgaaatgttttttttatgtatatgcataaaattatgtattattatattatattatgtgtaTAGACAATGAGATTTGATTGTTCTGAATCTTTTACAGACATTGCAGATCATGGTGGGCCTCTTCAACATTGGACTCGGGCCAGGGCGAACAAGCTTTCACCCTGAGGATTTTGCTAATTTGGAAGCTGCTTACTGGCTGGGTGGTGTGGTAAATAATATTGTTATGTTAATATTAGCTTGACAACATATCAGTTTATTGTCTGTTGCAAAAGCAGAGCTTTTCctgatgtttttgtaatgttttatctgaaaaatgaatcaaggattattaattattaatgaccATTGTTTTAATGAGTTTCACTGAGCTGTCTGCTGTCCCCTCTGCAGTTCATCCTAACTGGAATCATTACAGTTTTGGTCAGCTGTTGCCCCTATTATGTCATGGTAAGTAAAAGCTGTTTCAGACATGACACAAGTCAGAATTCAGTGCTGACAGATGAACATaaaggctgcagcagcacaagGTTAAACGTGATTCTGCCTGTAAAACATCACCTGAAAATGTTCTTGTGTCTTTtaaaccttttatatctacaggacCTCTTCCTGTGACTCTGCCTTATTCcacagccatgtttctacagtagcccaaaacagacaaacttaacatatttagtatttttttttatccatttcccTTCTCCGTGCTAGGAGAAGGAGTTGCAATCATCCACTATGCTGCTAGATGCGACTAAATGAAAAGAATAACAAGCTTTCCTCTCAGGTGGGCTTCGCTGTGTTTATGAACCTAATTGCATCCATCATCGGCGTCCTTGGAATCGTGCTGTATGCCATGGACCTGCAAGCTGCCTCCTTTGTCTGGTTGTGTAACAACAAGTCCTCCAATGACAACTGCATATATGTGGCGTACTATTTGGAGGTGAGCATGCGTTTAAAGAATAAAGCCGGTGGCTCTCATCTTCGAGCTATTTCGTTCCTGCTGATGACATAAAGATttgaaaacagaacacaaataaatagtttcattgttttttaaaaaaacgtaaagagggaactattttcagctgcggattAATACAGATTTGGTGCTCTTGTATATTAGATTATCTACTGCAACAGGACAGTAATGAAGGAACAGGTCACACTTGTAGTGTTTTGAATTAATTTATGAACTACTATGGCGCTCTATGGCATCCGATTAAATATATCAAGCTTTGGATACACagattaattcattttctttaaatatatattatttattatgtacatactgtatatattttgtttttttaaacttgaaaaCTCAATACAGTATAAAGTTTTACCAATAAAGGCTCAAGAATCTGTATtgtgtacttttattattactaAGTGTTTTAAAGTTGAGTTTAAATCCTCACTGAATCTAACTGAGTTTGTTCTTTCTTGCCTATATAGCGTTTGACAACAGGCATGGACATTACTATGATCGTCATGACTGGTTTCCAGCTGTTTGCCAGCGTTACCTTTACTGTTCTCGGCTTCCAGACTCTCTGCTGTAGGATGAAGAACGAGGTATGAAGCGAGACAAACACACCAGATCACGTGCTAAGTAAAGTAGTGATTAATAGTACTTGTAGTAGTATTTCTAGCAAGTTGGACTGTCATCatcagtagtattagtagtagtaatggTCGAGGTTGTATAGTATCCATAGCAACAACTGGATTactgtttgtagttttactttactttgttCTGTGTCAGCAGGGGGACGAGGATGCTGAGATTCACAAGCCCCTGCTGAAGGAAGTCCTCATGACCAGCCCTGGTGCTTAAAATCAAATTCATCCAAACACAGGAGATAATTAATCAATCCGTCCATGTGATCCATGTAATCTTCTTTCTTATATATTAGCTGAAAATAATCCAAACTGATTTTATTACAAGACACTACATTTCAATGCTTAAGAGGAGTCTGTAGTTGTCTGGCACAATGTGATAATCAATTCTTTTGTGAGTGGTGAAGGGATGAAGTAAACGTGCttgaataaagaggaaaaagtggTGACAAAGAcaatgttgttcttttttttttttatctttcactTCCTTTGGGAGGCagatatttcaacattttgatGGAGAAAAGCAAAACTAATCAGCATGAGGGGAAGTGGGAAGAATTCATGAGTTGGCAGAAAGGCTGAAAGGACTCGAAGGAGGAGTGATCCCAAACAACATGTTGGAAGTACAAGGCACACAACTGCCACAAATTTAACAAAAACTGCTCTTTTTAAAGAACAAAGACTAAAATCAATAACATTGTATATTTATAGAAACATAAATGTTCTTATAATGAAAGTTTTGAGTGTCTTCACAGCTCAGACATAAGTAAAAGTTTGATAGCATTAGATAGTTATTTATACACTTACACTGTGGTGTAATTTTACTCAAGTAGAGCCTCTAACATCTTCTTCTGCTACtgctaattatttattttattgcgTATATTAACATGCATCtctttatattttgattttaagCTTAAGCTCAcgttaaaaatgtttcttttgctgATTTTGCTATTCTCTAATGTTGCTTGTAAAGTAACGTTTGAAATTTTAAGCAAAGCTGCACTATATATAGTTGACAATACAAATATTTAGAAATGCATAGAAaggctgatttttaaaaatataaaaaaataataaatgtaacaaaactGCTATTTTTAAAGTACAAAGATTAAAACCAAAACCATTGTATATTTATAGAAACATAAATGTTCTTATAATGAAAGTTTTGAGTGTCTTCACAGCACCTGTTACTTATACACTTACACTGTGGTGTAATTTTACTCAAGTAGAGCCTCTAACATCTTCTTCTGCTACtgctaattatttattttcttgtgtaaaaaaatattttttgtaattaggcttttattttgaagaaatcAGACGGTTAACAGGAAGTATCAGTTTTGTTTCGGTACTTAAACGCACCATCGAGAGACTGTCACAGCAAGAGACGACACAAGACTCAGGTGAGTCctctgcacgcacacacacacacgcacacacacgcacgcacgcacacacacacacacacacacacacacgcaattgtaattgtaataatttGAACTTCACAATGAGACAATCTGTTTATTGAACTCTGTATttggtgaaatgtgtgtgtttgtttttttaaacttgttttcacGATTtgcaagagaggagagagttaTGGAAAGAAGGATGTTATCAACTGtagtttattatttgttttatattttagcagtttttatgtgtat
Protein-coding regions in this window:
- the LOC104934041 gene encoding high affinity immunoglobulin epsilon receptor subunit beta-like → MCHPLCKCLCALFCCPCCSHPGLTQTSLTVAFGTIQIMIGLFNIGLGLGRTSTYPGDFASLGAAYWLGGVFIVTGIMSILAGQCPSLCLVGFTVFMNIAGAIFAITAIVLYAIDLANASLLWMCDGSWNNADYYADNCRNVALFAQNLLTSMDALLIALAVVQLFVSIRYAILGIGALCSKMKKEEDDADVEVQQQLKEVLPTSPGA
- the LOC104934040 gene encoding uncharacterized protein LOC104934040 isoform X2 → MSITADKNKSKGVTVITVAPDSESMLPPLNCPRGRCNVVPSLGTLQIMVGLFNIGLGPGRTSFHPEDFANLEAAYWLGGVFILTGIITVLVSCCPYYVMVGFAVFMNLIASIIGVLGIVLYAMDLQAASFVWLCNNKSSNDNCIYVAYYLERLTTGMDITMIVMTGFQLFASVTFTVLGFQTLCCRMKNEGDEDAEIHKPLLKEVLMTSPGA
- the LOC104934040 gene encoding uncharacterized protein LOC104934040 isoform X1: MSITADKNKSKGVTVITVAPDSESMLPPLNCPRGRCNVVPSLGTLQIMVGLFNIGLGPGRTSFHPEDFANLEAAYWLGGVFILTGIITVLVSCCPYYVMVGFAVFMNLIASIIGVLGIVLYAMDLQAASFVWLCNNKSSNDNCIYVAYYLERLTTGMDITMIVMTGFQLFASVTFTVLGFQTLCCRMKNEQGDEDAEIHKPLLKEVLMTSPGA